One genomic segment of Aquipluma nitroreducens includes these proteins:
- a CDS encoding glycoside hydrolase family 27 protein, which translates to MKLKFIGILFLIFSLCTAGYTQKFEELAQTPPMGWNSWNKFGCNVSEKLICEMADAMVNNGMLEAGYNYLVIDDCWQVRRDSVGNIVVDPERFPNGMKTVVDYVHKKGLKFGIYSCAGSATCQGRPGSRGYQFQDARTYAKWGVDYLKYDWCNEEGQNAKAAYKTMSDALKECGRPIVFSICEWGDSKPWEWGKGIGHLWRTTADIRDCYQCTFDWGGLGVLDIIDKQAALQQYAGPGHWNDPDMLEVGNGGMTYDEYKTHFTMWAMLAAPLMAGNDLRNMDAQTKEILTNADVIAVNQDKLGQQATKFMDMGEYEIWAKPLSNGEVAVCFMNRTNQIWKLDYDWKKQTMYFATEVSVHKKVYNVFDLWEHKNIGKTSERLVKEIPAHGVLVIRLSVVK; encoded by the coding sequence ATGAAACTAAAATTTATAGGAATACTATTTCTTATTTTCAGTTTGTGTACAGCTGGCTACACCCAGAAATTTGAAGAACTCGCACAAACTCCGCCAATGGGCTGGAACAGTTGGAACAAATTTGGCTGCAATGTGAGCGAAAAGCTGATTTGTGAAATGGCCGATGCCATGGTAAACAACGGAATGTTGGAAGCGGGCTACAACTATCTGGTGATCGACGATTGCTGGCAAGTGAGGCGCGATTCAGTAGGCAATATTGTTGTCGACCCTGAACGCTTTCCCAATGGCATGAAAACTGTGGTCGACTATGTCCACAAAAAAGGATTGAAATTCGGTATTTATTCGTGTGCTGGTTCAGCCACTTGTCAGGGCCGTCCGGGAAGTCGTGGTTATCAGTTTCAGGATGCACGCACCTACGCCAAGTGGGGTGTCGATTACCTGAAATACGACTGGTGCAACGAAGAGGGGCAAAATGCCAAAGCTGCCTACAAAACCATGAGCGACGCACTGAAAGAATGCGGTCGCCCGATTGTTTTCTCGATTTGCGAGTGGGGCGATAGCAAACCTTGGGAGTGGGGAAAAGGCATTGGCCATTTATGGCGCACCACCGCCGACATTCGTGATTGCTATCAGTGTACTTTCGACTGGGGCGGACTTGGTGTGCTCGACATCATCGACAAACAGGCTGCCTTGCAGCAATACGCCGGACCGGGCCACTGGAACGACCCAGATATGCTCGAAGTTGGCAATGGTGGAATGACTTACGACGAATATAAAACGCATTTTACCATGTGGGCTATGTTGGCCGCTCCGTTGATGGCTGGCAACGACTTACGTAATATGGATGCCCAAACCAAAGAGATACTGACGAATGCCGATGTGATTGCTGTTAATCAGGATAAATTAGGACAGCAGGCCACCAAATTCATGGACATGGGCGAATACGAAATCTGGGCCAAACCTTTGTCGAACGGCGAAGTGGCAGTGTGCTTCATGAATCGCACCAACCAAATCTGGAAGCTCGATTACGACTGGAAAAAACAAACCATGTATTTTGCTACCGAAGTTAGTGTTCACAAAAAAGTGTATAATGTATTCGATTTATGGGAGCATAAAAACATTGGCAAAACAAGCGAACGTTTAGTTAAAGAAATTCCGGCGCACGGGGTTTTAGTTATACGTTTGTCGGTGGTTAAATAG
- a CDS encoding Spy/CpxP family protein refolding chaperone: MKTKILMVAVLFGLSTVAMAQPKENGQGRASQAPKHEMRMEHRNGGPAAALELTDAQKEAFKQGRLAMQKQLQPIQNELGEAEAHQKTLMNGEKPDLVAINKNIEKIGSLKVEMAKIRAKNHIDMRAQLTEEQRLKFDTMRGKMKEGMRERNRML, encoded by the coding sequence ATGAAAACAAAAATTTTAATGGTTGCAGTGTTATTCGGATTATCAACTGTAGCAATGGCTCAGCCTAAAGAAAACGGACAAGGAAGAGCTTCTCAGGCTCCTAAACACGAAATGCGTATGGAACATCGCAATGGCGGACCAGCAGCCGCACTTGAACTTACTGATGCACAAAAGGAGGCATTTAAGCAAGGCCGCCTGGCTATGCAAAAACAATTGCAGCCCATCCAGAATGAACTGGGAGAAGCTGAAGCTCATCAGAAAACACTGATGAACGGTGAAAAACCAGATTTGGTGGCCATCAACAAAAACATCGAAAAGATTGGCAGCTTAAAAGTTGAAATGGCAAAAATCAGGGCAAAAAATCACATTGACATGCGGGCGCAACTTACGGAAGAACAAAGGTTGAAATTCGATACCATGAGAGGTAAAATGAAAGAAGGGATGAGAGAAAGAAACAGGATGCTATAA
- a CDS encoding RNA polymerase sigma factor, with amino-acid sequence MEKLLHTEKELVKKLNEGDSFAFEVLFYKYRNKIKGFALKIVPAQIDPEEIVQEVFVRVWLKKEAIDPEKDFQSYLFTIAKHLVLDHLKSAVNKKLYFVGEHFQQDLLEEEGVEASISEETEAKLQKLINEIPERRREIFRLSRFEGLSYKQIAERLNISENTVDSQIRNALVFLRKEFRKFVVLSFLYFFQ; translated from the coding sequence GTGGAAAAACTTCTACATACTGAAAAGGAATTGGTTAAAAAGCTCAATGAAGGCGATTCGTTTGCTTTCGAGGTGCTATTTTATAAATATCGCAATAAGATCAAGGGTTTTGCATTGAAGATAGTTCCAGCACAAATCGATCCTGAAGAAATTGTGCAAGAGGTTTTCGTGAGAGTGTGGCTTAAGAAAGAAGCAATCGATCCAGAGAAAGATTTTCAATCCTACCTTTTTACTATCGCAAAACATTTGGTACTTGATCACCTGAAATCGGCGGTAAACAAAAAGCTCTACTTTGTGGGCGAACATTTTCAACAAGATTTGTTGGAGGAAGAAGGTGTGGAAGCTTCGATATCAGAAGAAACAGAAGCTAAATTGCAAAAGCTGATCAATGAAATTCCGGAGCGAAGGAGAGAGATATTTCGTTTGAGCCGTTTCGAAGGACTGAGTTACAAACAAATTGCCGAACGCCTAAACATCAGTGAAAATACCGTCGACAGCCAAATCCGTAATGCACTCGTTTTTCTCCGGAAAGAATTCAGAAAGTTTGTAGTGCTGTCATTTCTGTATTTCTTTCAATAA
- a CDS encoding S9 family peptidase, giving the protein MFKRNPFFLLALVFALGATFKAPAQVTLADYQRADSIMKLNDLVYHQINSVNWIDSTSTFWYQVKTRDGIAFTLVDAAKTTRKPAFDVSKLVEQLNKQPGVKTTTKSAQFQKLKFDLKANKFQFLLDKTYWTCNLKNYALIKDSVVKTEESRPYWNEGFDELGNKPVTSPDSVWVAFIKNYNVYIRNKKDNKEIQLSFDGSAGDFYSSYFSWSPDSKKLAVNKVRKNEDHFIYFVESSPKTQLQPILQKRNYLKPGDALPIKRPSLFNIETLKQIPVDAQAFENQYELSNPKWKQNSTAFTFDFNQRGHQVFQVVEVDGTSGAVKVIIDEHSKTFIDYSGKYFRHDMDKRGEIIWASERDGWNHLYLYDAKTSKVKNQITSGNWVVREVVKVDEKTNTIIFTASGRNADEDPYYIHYCKVNFDGSGLVDLTPEKMEHQASFSADYAYFADTYSTVQAPPVTVLRSTSDGSVVMPLEKADIADLQAKGWIAPEPFVAKGRDGKTDIWGNVYRPTNFDPKKKYPIIEYIYAGPHSSFTQKSFKPCSYAWSGLAELGFIIVQMDGMGTSNRGKAFQDICYKNLKDAGFPDRILWMKAAAEKYSYMDTTRVGLFGGSAGGQSTLAGLLFHPEFYKAGSSSCGCHDNRMDKIWWNEQWMGFPIGPEYAECSNVVNAPKLQGKLLLIVGEMDDNVDPASTMQVVNALINAKKDFELVVLPGTNHTLGGTYGEQKRRDFFVKTFYNQATPDWNKTVK; this is encoded by the coding sequence ATGTTTAAACGAAATCCATTTTTTCTGCTTGCGCTGGTTTTTGCTCTGGGCGCAACATTTAAGGCTCCGGCGCAGGTTACTCTGGCCGATTACCAGCGGGCCGATTCCATTATGAAACTGAACGATCTGGTTTATCACCAAATCAATTCAGTAAACTGGATCGACTCAACTTCTACATTCTGGTATCAGGTGAAAACCCGCGATGGAATTGCCTTTACGCTGGTTGATGCCGCCAAGACGACCCGTAAACCGGCTTTCGATGTTAGCAAACTGGTTGAACAGTTGAATAAACAGCCGGGAGTGAAAACAACCACAAAGTCAGCTCAGTTTCAGAAACTGAAGTTTGATCTGAAAGCGAACAAGTTTCAGTTTTTGTTGGATAAAACCTACTGGACTTGTAACCTGAAAAACTATGCCTTGATCAAAGATTCGGTGGTCAAAACTGAAGAATCTCGTCCATACTGGAACGAAGGTTTTGATGAGTTGGGCAATAAACCAGTCACTTCTCCTGATAGTGTTTGGGTGGCGTTCATCAAAAATTACAATGTTTACATCCGGAATAAAAAGGACAATAAAGAAATCCAGTTAAGTTTCGACGGATCGGCTGGCGATTTTTATTCGTCGTATTTCAGTTGGTCGCCCGACTCGAAAAAGCTGGCTGTGAACAAAGTGCGTAAAAATGAAGATCATTTCATTTATTTTGTGGAATCATCGCCCAAAACGCAGTTGCAGCCCATTCTGCAAAAACGCAATTACCTGAAACCGGGTGATGCCCTGCCTATCAAGCGCCCGTCACTTTTCAATATCGAAACCCTGAAACAAATTCCGGTTGATGCTCAAGCTTTTGAAAACCAGTACGAATTGTCGAACCCGAAATGGAAGCAAAACAGTACGGCTTTTACCTTCGATTTTAACCAGCGTGGGCATCAGGTTTTCCAGGTGGTTGAGGTGGATGGAACTTCAGGAGCGGTAAAAGTGATTATCGACGAACACAGCAAAACGTTCATCGATTACAGTGGGAAATATTTCCGCCACGACATGGACAAACGCGGAGAAATCATTTGGGCATCGGAGCGCGATGGCTGGAATCACCTCTATTTGTACGATGCCAAAACCAGCAAGGTGAAGAACCAGATTACCTCCGGAAACTGGGTTGTTCGCGAGGTGGTGAAGGTTGATGAGAAAACAAACACCATTATTTTCACGGCTTCGGGAAGAAATGCTGACGAAGATCCATATTACATTCATTATTGCAAAGTGAATTTCGACGGCAGCGGCTTGGTCGATCTCACTCCTGAAAAAATGGAACATCAGGCTTCATTCTCGGCTGATTATGCCTATTTCGCCGACACGTATTCAACCGTACAAGCGCCGCCGGTAACTGTTTTGAGAAGTACTTCCGATGGCTCTGTGGTGATGCCGCTCGAAAAAGCCGACATTGCCGATTTGCAGGCCAAAGGTTGGATTGCTCCGGAACCTTTTGTAGCCAAGGGGCGTGATGGTAAAACCGACATTTGGGGAAACGTTTACCGCCCAACGAATTTCGATCCGAAGAAAAAATACCCGATCATAGAATACATCTATGCCGGGCCCCACAGTTCGTTTACACAGAAGAGCTTCAAACCGTGCAGTTACGCCTGGTCAGGTTTGGCAGAACTGGGCTTTATCATTGTCCAGATGGACGGAATGGGGACTTCGAACCGCGGAAAAGCTTTTCAGGATATTTGTTACAAGAACCTGAAAGACGCTGGTTTCCCCGACCGAATTTTGTGGATGAAAGCTGCCGCAGAAAAATACAGCTACATGGATACCACACGGGTTGGTTTGTTCGGCGGATCAGCAGGAGGACAAAGCACGCTGGCCGGTTTGTTGTTTCATCCTGAATTTTACAAAGCAGGCTCGTCATCGTGCGGATGCCACGACAACCGTATGGACAAAATCTGGTGGAACGAACAATGGATGGGATTCCCGATTGGCCCCGAATATGCTGAGTGTTCGAATGTGGTAAATGCCCCGAAACTTCAGGGAAAATTGTTACTGATTGTTGGCGAGATGGACGACAATGTGGATCCGGCTTCGACCATGCAGGTGGTAAATGCGCTAATCAATGCCAAAAAAGATTTCGAGCTGGTTGTGCTTCCGGGAACAAACCATACGCTTGGCGGTACTTATGGCGAGCAGAAACGCCGCGATTTCTTTGTGAAAACTTTTTATAATCAGGCAACTCCCGATTGGAACAAAACAGTGAAATAA
- a CDS encoding beta-L-arabinofuranosidase domain-containing protein → MNIYKLFIGLLLGFFALGTSTSVAQSGDQILDGIGETGLISRYTFKEDVKDWSRNNLHGSIQGTDFKFVKDELFGNVLSLNGSNDTYISLPAESVTGEQTISISGWIYLRSAKSGQLFFDFGKDSKAHFFAAPVGTSDKEEFQAQILSNAKNYTASSAALPVYKWVHVAVVINVPYNTLSTFVNGVLVSETKNAEVELRQLFKSNSGETNKLYIGRSLNAEYAGLNAKLHDFRVYRVALNEKQVARIYGNALSEGESTVRTNEESEGELEKFPASTPQLYNAYLKSVADIQVETEIGILPRLPRFVKGVYDKGIEGPAVRVIWPAPKDNSQVLSAGTYTLTGKVAGTNLQPKAIVVVKAAKAAATPNRILEFFKLDEVTLDADIHHHETKFIENRDKFITGLAKTNPDDFLYMFRNAFGQEQPAGAKPLGVWDSQETKLRGHATGHYLSAIAQAYASTGYDAALKANFAGKMDYMVNTLYQLSQLSGKPKVAGAEAVADPIAVPIGAGKSTYDSDLSEQGIRTDYWNWGKGFISAYPPDQFIMLEKGASYGGDKTKIWAPYYTLHKILAGLMDIYEVSGNEKALEIVTGMGDWVYARLSKVPATTLISMWNKYIAGEFGGMNEAMARLSRLTNEPRYMEVARLFDNIKVFYGDAEHSHGLAKNVDLFRGLHANQHIPQIVGALEIYRDSETPEYFHIADNFWNMTTNDYMYSIGGVAGARNPNNAECFIAQPATIYENGFSVGGQNETCGTYNMLKLTRDLFLFEQRGELMDYYERGLYNHILASVAEDSPANTYHVPLNAGSEKQFSNDDMSGFTCCNGTALESSTKLQNSIYFKSSDNKALYVNLFVPSTLKWTEKKITVTQTTAFPKEDHTELLIKGSGSFDLHVRVPHWATKGFFVKINGKDEAVKAEPGNYLTISRKWKDGDKVELRMPFHFYLEPVMDQQNIASLFYGPIVLAAQESEPLKEWRKVTFDVNDISKSITGDPEKLQFNIDGVVYKPFYESYGRYSVYLDVTLK, encoded by the coding sequence ATGAATATATATAAGCTTTTCATTGGACTACTATTAGGCTTTTTTGCCTTGGGAACAAGCACTTCAGTTGCACAAAGCGGCGATCAGATTCTGGATGGGATTGGCGAAACCGGATTAATTTCGCGCTACACCTTTAAGGAAGACGTTAAAGATTGGTCGCGCAATAACCTGCACGGAAGTATTCAGGGAACGGATTTCAAGTTTGTGAAAGACGAGTTGTTTGGTAACGTGCTCTCATTAAACGGAAGCAACGACACGTATATTTCGCTTCCGGCTGAATCGGTAACGGGCGAACAAACCATCAGTATTTCCGGATGGATTTACCTGCGTTCGGCGAAAAGCGGGCAGTTGTTTTTCGACTTTGGAAAAGACAGCAAGGCCCATTTCTTTGCCGCTCCGGTGGGAACAAGTGACAAGGAAGAATTTCAGGCACAAATCCTGTCGAATGCAAAAAATTACACAGCAAGTTCAGCCGCATTACCTGTTTACAAATGGGTTCATGTGGCTGTGGTGATCAACGTTCCGTATAATACGCTCAGTACGTTCGTAAACGGTGTGCTTGTCAGCGAAACGAAGAACGCTGAAGTTGAATTGCGACAGTTATTTAAAAGTAATTCAGGAGAAACCAATAAACTATATATCGGAAGATCGTTGAATGCAGAATACGCCGGTTTAAATGCCAAGTTGCACGATTTCCGTGTTTACCGAGTTGCCCTGAATGAAAAACAGGTTGCCCGAATTTACGGTAATGCACTGAGTGAAGGCGAATCGACGGTGAGAACGAACGAAGAATCAGAAGGGGAACTTGAAAAGTTTCCGGCATCAACCCCTCAGTTGTACAATGCGTACTTAAAAAGTGTTGCTGATATTCAGGTTGAAACCGAGATTGGAATTCTTCCACGCCTGCCACGCTTCGTAAAAGGTGTGTACGATAAAGGCATTGAAGGTCCGGCTGTGCGAGTAATCTGGCCGGCTCCAAAAGACAATAGCCAGGTACTTTCTGCCGGAACATATACGCTGACTGGAAAAGTTGCCGGAACAAACCTTCAGCCTAAAGCAATAGTAGTTGTTAAAGCTGCAAAAGCAGCTGCCACACCCAACCGAATCCTCGAATTCTTCAAACTCGATGAGGTAACTTTAGATGCTGACATTCATCATCATGAAACGAAGTTCATTGAAAACCGCGATAAATTCATTACCGGTTTAGCCAAAACCAATCCCGACGATTTTCTGTACATGTTCCGTAATGCGTTTGGTCAGGAACAGCCCGCAGGAGCCAAACCACTAGGCGTTTGGGATAGCCAGGAAACCAAATTGCGCGGCCATGCTACAGGGCATTACCTGAGCGCCATTGCACAAGCTTATGCCAGCACAGGCTACGACGCAGCCTTGAAAGCCAATTTCGCCGGAAAGATGGACTACATGGTGAACACACTGTATCAGTTGTCGCAATTGTCGGGCAAACCCAAAGTTGCTGGCGCCGAGGCAGTGGCTGATCCAATCGCAGTGCCAATTGGTGCCGGAAAATCAACATACGATTCGGACTTGAGCGAGCAAGGTATTCGCACCGACTACTGGAATTGGGGTAAAGGGTTCATCAGCGCCTATCCGCCCGATCAGTTTATTATGCTCGAAAAAGGTGCAAGTTACGGTGGCGACAAAACCAAAATATGGGCGCCTTATTATACCTTGCATAAAATTCTGGCTGGTTTGATGGACATTTACGAAGTGAGCGGTAATGAAAAAGCGCTAGAAATAGTTACAGGCATGGGCGACTGGGTTTATGCTCGCCTGAGCAAAGTGCCCGCCACAACACTCATCAGCATGTGGAATAAATACATTGCCGGTGAATTTGGCGGAATGAACGAAGCCATGGCACGCTTGTCGCGTCTGACTAACGAGCCGCGCTACATGGAAGTTGCCCGGTTATTCGATAACATCAAGGTATTTTATGGCGACGCCGAACATTCTCACGGTCTGGCAAAAAACGTTGACTTATTCCGCGGATTACACGCCAACCAGCACATTCCGCAGATTGTGGGTGCGCTCGAAATTTACCGCGACTCGGAAACTCCTGAATATTTCCATATTGCCGATAATTTCTGGAACATGACCACCAACGATTACATGTACAGCATTGGTGGAGTTGCCGGAGCCCGCAACCCGAACAATGCCGAATGTTTCATCGCTCAGCCTGCCACGATTTACGAAAATGGTTTTTCGGTTGGTGGTCAAAATGAGACTTGCGGAACCTACAATATGCTTAAGTTAACCCGCGACCTTTTCCTTTTCGAACAGCGCGGCGAACTGATGGATTATTACGAACGCGGTCTTTACAATCATATTCTGGCTTCGGTGGCCGAGGATAGCCCGGCAAATACGTATCATGTTCCGCTGAATGCCGGTTCCGAAAAACAGTTCAGCAACGACGATATGAGCGGTTTTACCTGTTGTAACGGTACGGCACTCGAAAGCAGCACCAAACTTCAGAATTCCATTTACTTTAAAAGCTCCGACAACAAAGCGTTGTATGTGAATTTGTTTGTGCCTTCAACCCTGAAGTGGACCGAAAAGAAGATCACAGTTACGCAAACAACCGCTTTCCCAAAGGAAGATCACACAGAACTATTGATTAAGGGAAGTGGATCGTTTGATCTCCATGTTCGCGTTCCGCATTGGGCAACCAAAGGCTTTTTTGTGAAGATAAATGGTAAGGATGAAGCAGTTAAAGCTGAGCCAGGCAATTACCTCACCATTAGTCGTAAATGGAAAGATGGCGATAAAGTAGAGTTGCGCATGCCGTTCCATTTTTACCTTGAACCGGTTATGGATCAGCAGAATATTGCCAGTTTGTTTTACGGCCCGATTGTGTTGGCAGCCCAAGAGTCTGAGCCACTAAAAGAATGGCGCAAAGTAACGTTTGATGTGAACGACATCAGTAAATCGATCACTGGCGATCCGGAGAAACTGCAGTTCAATATCGACGGTGTGGTTTACAAACCATTCTACGAATCGTACGGACGCTATTCGGTTTATCTGGATGTGACTTTGAAATAA
- a CDS encoding FecR family protein translates to MTSKIINIANRFLSEKDCTSQELSALKKWLSDPETHAEVESWLLEHWASSPEIDSTTLIEIVFQQIQEYEEEHQIKSGFSMRRILKVYQKIAAFLLIPIIGFGILYWVNSSSHSNGAMTETIAPRGQKSQIVLADGTKVWLNSDTKIKYPGNFSKNQRDVYLDGEAFFEVSKNTHQPFVVHTSGVNVKVLGTKFNVKAYADENQIETSLFEGKINLVLKNSSTKNMAEKEIEPGQSFIYSKTNHRLVANKFPQDEINGWKANQLIFKDDTFSNLVRKVERWYDVKVVYDGKLFNDRRLTVELYEGERLERLMNIISLTLSVNYKYEKGQIILTPKAKNM, encoded by the coding sequence ATGACCTCAAAAATAATTAACATAGCAAACCGGTTCCTGTCTGAGAAAGATTGTACCAGTCAGGAACTTTCTGCTTTAAAGAAATGGCTTTCTGATCCGGAGACTCATGCTGAAGTTGAAAGTTGGTTACTGGAGCATTGGGCTTCATCTCCTGAAATCGACTCAACAACTCTGATCGAAATCGTTTTCCAGCAAATTCAGGAATACGAGGAGGAACACCAAATAAAATCAGGTTTTTCGATGAGGCGAATTCTGAAAGTATACCAAAAAATAGCTGCATTTTTATTAATCCCAATAATTGGTTTCGGAATCTTGTATTGGGTAAACAGCAGTAGTCATTCAAATGGGGCAATGACCGAAACAATTGCCCCGCGAGGACAGAAGTCACAAATCGTTTTAGCCGATGGTACTAAAGTTTGGCTTAATTCTGATACCAAAATCAAGTATCCCGGCAACTTCAGTAAAAATCAACGCGATGTTTACCTCGATGGTGAAGCTTTTTTTGAAGTGTCAAAAAATACGCATCAGCCATTTGTGGTTCATACTTCGGGTGTAAATGTTAAAGTGCTGGGAACAAAATTCAACGTAAAAGCTTATGCTGATGAGAATCAGATTGAAACTTCCTTATTTGAGGGGAAAATAAATCTTGTATTGAAAAATTCATCAACAAAAAATATGGCTGAAAAGGAAATAGAACCAGGACAGTCATTCATTTATTCGAAAACCAATCATCGTTTGGTTGCCAACAAGTTTCCGCAGGATGAAATTAATGGATGGAAGGCAAATCAACTTATTTTTAAGGATGATACATTCAGCAATCTGGTTCGGAAAGTTGAACGGTGGTATGATGTGAAAGTAGTTTACGACGGAAAACTATTTAACGACCGGCGGCTGACCGTTGAGTTGTATGAGGGTGAAAGACTGGAACGATTGATGAATATAATCAGCCTGACATTGTCGGTCAATTACAAATACGAAAAAGGACAAATCATCTTAACCCCTAAAGCAAAAAATATGTAG